The following proteins are encoded in a genomic region of Syntrophales bacterium:
- a CDS encoding sigma-54 dependent transcriptional regulator, producing MPKILVVDDECSIRETLTMFLSEKGHELSAASSGQEGIALFESFNPEVIILDIRLPDQNGLEVLSQMRSRNNLAKVIMITAFQDMDTTIQAMKRGAYDYIHKPLDADEIEKAVNGALHTLRLEREASLAREKWQPMNRDAIIGKSKEMRDIFKMIGLLCQNRASVLIEGETGTGKELIARMIHQNRDCAGEPFITLDCSAVVETLLESELFGHEKGAYTGAEYTKKGKIELAAGGTLFLDEVGELPLALQGKLLGFLQRHEYMRVGGQKILQSHCRIIAATNRNLAAFVQQGKFREDLYFRLNVVSINVPPLRERISDIPHLARHFLRKINMELGTDVCRLHPGVLKCLSLHPWKGNVRELENVLVEAVVKARGNVILAEDIEKILKKNSPLSPQNLSDYSLPVMEREQIQKALSHVSGNRTEAARLLGISLPTLRSKIRKYNLIVSSRASALLIK from the coding sequence ATGCCTAAGATACTGGTAGTAGATGACGAATGTTCCATCAGGGAAACCCTGACCATGTTCCTGAGTGAAAAAGGCCATGAGCTAAGCGCGGCCTCTTCAGGCCAGGAGGGGATCGCCCTTTTTGAAAGCTTCAATCCGGAGGTGATCATCCTGGATATTCGTCTTCCCGACCAGAATGGCTTGGAGGTGCTAAGCCAGATGCGAAGCCGCAACAATCTGGCCAAGGTGATAATGATCACCGCCTTTCAGGACATGGATACGACCATTCAGGCGATGAAAAGAGGGGCTTATGATTACATACACAAACCCCTCGATGCCGATGAGATAGAAAAAGCCGTCAATGGCGCCCTCCACACCCTCAGGCTTGAAAGGGAAGCCTCGCTTGCCAGGGAAAAGTGGCAGCCAATGAACAGAGACGCCATTATCGGGAAAAGCAAGGAAATGCGGGATATATTCAAGATGATAGGTCTGCTTTGCCAGAATCGGGCCTCGGTGCTGATTGAGGGCGAGACAGGCACAGGCAAGGAATTGATCGCCCGCATGATTCATCAAAACAGGGATTGCGCCGGCGAACCGTTCATCACTCTGGATTGCTCGGCTGTTGTCGAAACATTGCTGGAGAGCGAACTTTTCGGCCATGAAAAGGGCGCCTATACCGGCGCTGAGTACACAAAAAAAGGGAAGATCGAACTGGCCGCCGGCGGCACCCTCTTTTTGGATGAGGTCGGAGAACTGCCTTTAGCCCTGCAGGGGAAGCTCCTGGGTTTTCTGCAGCGCCACGAATACATGCGGGTGGGCGGGCAAAAGATCTTGCAGTCGCACTGTCGCATCATTGCGGCGACTAATCGCAATCTGGCGGCGTTTGTGCAGCAGGGCAAGTTCCGGGAAGACCTTTACTTTCGGCTGAACGTTGTGTCTATCAATGTTCCTCCGCTCCGGGAAAGAATCTCCGACATCCCCCATCTGGCGAGACACTTTCTGCGAAAAATAAATATGGAACTGGGCACCGATGTATGCAGATTGCATCCCGGCGTACTGAAATGTTTGAGCCTCCATCCCTGGAAAGGAAATGTCCGGGAGTTGGAGAATGTGCTTGTGGAAGCTGTGGTAAAAGCCCGAGGCAATGTAATTCTTGCAGAAGATATTGAAAAGATTTTGAAGAAGAACAGCCCTCTTTCCCCGCAGAATCTATCGGATTATTCGCTGCCCGTTATGGAACGAGAGCAGATTCAGAAAGCCTTGTCGCATGTAAGCGGGAATCGGACAGAAGCTGCCCGCCTGTTGGGGATTTCCCTCCCTACCTTGCGCAGCAAGATCCGTAAATACAACCTTATTGTCTCCAGCAGGGCGAGCGCCTTGTTGATCAAGTGA
- a CDS encoding PAS domain S-box protein, with amino-acid sequence MGFDLSEFIQCNRSLIIAEWADRLHAEEGEQYSRRPHKELVGTVTGAFDANTHVLLHNDFSYINRFINKITRMRLGSGFLLSDVQKAFELYRTIMFPLLANAANVKDFHNAISKINKCLAYTIHRFSDLFQNMHEKEIMEYAQRLEGEVKDRTAELKESELKYKTLVEEINDGYFVIQKEAIVFANKAFCQMHGYKQEEVIGQKFYLFIAPENQQKVIEIYADSLNRRRSHPIFEYKRLTKDGHRFPTEIMAKVIRYENQLSNIGICRDITKRVEMEQRIREAERMAYIGQITTSLSHEIRNPLSAVKMNIQILNKNPQLRGNDQRRVEISIKEVLRLERILTELLDFAKPLQFEFKPCYVNQILFACEELLEMKFKEKELSPFFCLAPEISEIMADKEKLEQAFINLLLNTIEACRERGEILVTSRSGLCDGKPTVEVIVEDDGPGIPRKHMEDIFKPFFTTRSNGTGLGLANVKRIVEAHGGWIKAQNRDPSGASFHIYLPRGGVHA; translated from the coding sequence ATGGGCTTTGATCTATCAGAGTTTATCCAATGCAACCGCTCGCTAATCATTGCGGAATGGGCTGACAGGCTGCATGCTGAGGAGGGTGAGCAATATTCCCGGAGACCCCATAAAGAATTGGTGGGTACGGTGACCGGGGCATTCGATGCCAATACCCATGTTCTGCTTCATAATGACTTCAGCTATATAAATCGATTCATAAATAAAATCACTCGCATGCGCTTGGGATCCGGGTTCTTGCTTTCTGATGTGCAAAAGGCCTTTGAGCTGTACCGGACGATCATGTTTCCCCTTTTGGCAAACGCAGCCAATGTTAAAGATTTTCATAACGCAATATCCAAAATCAACAAATGTCTGGCCTATACCATTCACCGCTTCAGCGATCTTTTTCAGAATATGCATGAAAAAGAGATTATGGAGTATGCCCAGCGGCTTGAAGGGGAGGTGAAAGACCGGACCGCGGAGCTGAAGGAATCGGAATTAAAATATAAAACCCTGGTTGAGGAAATCAATGATGGATATTTTGTCATTCAGAAGGAGGCGATTGTTTTTGCCAACAAGGCATTCTGCCAGATGCACGGATATAAACAGGAAGAGGTTATTGGGCAAAAGTTTTATCTGTTCATAGCCCCGGAGAATCAACAGAAGGTCATCGAAATCTATGCGGATAGTCTCAACAGGAGGCGCTCTCATCCCATATTTGAATACAAACGGCTTACCAAGGATGGTCACCGTTTTCCTACAGAAATCATGGCCAAGGTCATCCGCTATGAAAATCAGCTTTCCAATATCGGCATCTGTCGGGACATTACCAAAAGGGTGGAGATGGAGCAGCGAATTCGGGAGGCGGAAAGGATGGCCTACATCGGCCAGATCACCACTTCGCTATCTCACGAGATCAGGAATCCCCTTTCCGCGGTTAAGATGAATATTCAAATACTCAACAAAAATCCACAGTTGCGCGGCAATGACCAACGGCGCGTGGAGATATCCATCAAGGAGGTGCTCAGACTGGAGCGGATATTGACGGAACTGCTGGATTTTGCCAAGCCATTGCAGTTCGAATTCAAGCCCTGTTACGTTAATCAGATTCTCTTTGCCTGCGAAGAACTGCTCGAGATGAAATTTAAGGAAAAAGAGCTCTCCCCATTCTTTTGCCTTGCCCCGGAAATATCGGAAATAATGGCGGATAAGGAAAAACTGGAACAGGCGTTTATTAACTTGCTGCTCAATACTATCGAGGCCTGTCGGGAAAGAGGGGAGATATTGGTAACAAGCAGGAGCGGTTTATGTGACGGCAAGCCCACAGTCGAGGTGATTGTAGAAGATGATGGCCCGGGAATACCCAGGAAGCATATGGAGGATATCTTTAAGCCTTTTTTTACCACAAGGAGCAATGGCACCGGTCTGGGGCTGGCCAATGTGAAACGGATTGTCGAGGCCCACGGAGGGTGGATCAAGGCGCAAAACCGCGACCCCTCTGGCGCCTCTTTTCATATATATTTACCAAGGGGGGGGGTGCATGCCTAA
- a CDS encoding SpoIID/LytB domain-containing protein, with protein sequence MEEPRIKVGICDRYPEIRGRLSGFYRPNGIALSGEFVVRPQGNAAVFCDEHGREIIKAPELRLFAEKNANFTINEVTIGVGFHWEQQEKQTFPGDLTFLASDDGKITAINELPVETYLQSVVSSEMSDDAPPEFLHAHAIASRSWLVAMLQRKEKAEKIGGCENYGANGEKEVIRWYEREDHDFFDVCADDHCQRYQGTGNRAGGNAAAAVRATRGVFLIYEGQICDARYHKACGGMTEDYRTCWAPKDVPYLSHVCDSARPFPPLRTEPEAADWILSTPDSWCNVKDEMLLKKILPAYDRKTADFFRWRVEYKREELEEIIRRKSGIDFGVLQNLVPLQRGPSGRISSLRIEGTKAKVVVGKELEIRRWLSPSHLYSSAFVVESKSGFSGAPSGFVLRGAGWGHGVGLCQIGAAAMASRGFTAEEILRHYFRGAALVKRY encoded by the coding sequence ATGGAAGAGCCAAGAATAAAGGTGGGGATCTGCGATCGCTACCCGGAAATAAGAGGAAGGCTGAGCGGTTTTTATCGCCCGAACGGGATAGCCTTGAGCGGGGAGTTTGTCGTTCGTCCGCAGGGAAACGCCGCCGTTTTTTGCGATGAACATGGCCGGGAAATCATCAAGGCGCCCGAGCTGAGACTGTTCGCAGAAAAAAATGCAAACTTTACGATAAACGAGGTAACGATCGGCGTCGGTTTCCATTGGGAGCAGCAGGAAAAACAGACCTTCCCCGGGGATCTGACCTTTCTGGCCTCTGACGACGGAAAGATAACGGCGATAAACGAGCTTCCCGTCGAGACCTATCTGCAAAGCGTCGTTTCGTCGGAGATGAGCGATGACGCCCCGCCGGAATTTCTCCATGCCCACGCCATAGCGTCGAGAAGCTGGCTTGTCGCGATGCTCCAGCGCAAGGAAAAGGCAGAAAAAATTGGCGGTTGCGAAAATTACGGCGCCAATGGCGAAAAAGAGGTGATCCGCTGGTATGAACGGGAGGATCATGATTTTTTCGATGTCTGTGCGGATGATCACTGTCAGCGCTATCAGGGAACAGGCAACAGGGCAGGTGGCAACGCGGCAGCGGCGGTACGGGCGACGCGGGGGGTATTTCTGATTTATGAAGGTCAGATCTGCGATGCCAGGTATCACAAGGCGTGCGGCGGGATGACGGAAGACTATCGGACCTGCTGGGCGCCCAAGGATGTTCCCTACCTCTCCCATGTTTGCGATTCGGCAAGGCCATTTCCCCCGCTTCGCACGGAGCCGGAGGCGGCAGACTGGATTCTATCCACGCCTGATTCCTGGTGCAATGTGAAGGATGAAATGCTGCTGAAAAAAATCCTGCCCGCTTATGACAGAAAAACAGCCGATTTTTTCCGCTGGCGCGTCGAATACAAAAGGGAGGAGCTGGAAGAGATAATCCGCCGGAAATCGGGCATCGATTTTGGCGTTCTGCAGAACCTCGTTCCGCTGCAAAGGGGGCCTTCCGGCAGAATCAGTTCCCTGCGCATCGAAGGGACAAAGGCCAAAGTGGTCGTCGGCAAAGAGCTGGAAATCCGCCGCTGGCTTTCTCCCAGCCATCTCTACAGCAGCGCCTTTGTCGTCGAGAGCAAAAGCGGTTTTTCCGGGGCGCCCTCCGGTTTTGTTCTGCGCGGGGCAGGCTGGGGGCACGGAGTTGGCCTCTGCCAGATCGGCGCCGCGGCGATGGCCTCCCGGGGATTCACTGCCGAGGAGATACTCCGCCATTATTTTCGTGGTGCGGCATTGGTGAAGCGTTATTGA
- a CDS encoding B12-binding domain-containing radical SAM protein yields the protein MEILLINPYLFSREGNIWTSIQGAMPPLGLAYIASYLESKGINSEILDMNIEPGSAAEQVARIKGLPDIIGITSMTSAIMNAYDIGRECRKKFPQAKIIFGGVHPTVLPAEVLSHEFVDYVFRGEGEDSFYRFLKGQDIETIPGLSYKTKGLCVHNPDSVLIEDLDTLPVPAYKKLKIEKYVPTLGAYKRLPAISMLASRGCPGKCTYCFGSFLGGKVRMHSVDYLIREIQMLVSNYGIKEILFYDDTFTVYRNKVMELCSKIIENKIDITWVCFSRVDTIDEATLIAMKKAGCHQIMYGIESGSAEILKNINKKIDRAKALNAVKMTKKTGIECRTTFMLGNPGETEQTIKETMKFAFELDPDIALFNITTPFPGTRMFTWAKENGYLKSEDWSKYDFSNMVMELPTISREKIAEYYRKVFRMFYWRPSYLLKRLLMLRSFNDIKMAFKAFIVIFKH from the coding sequence ATGGAAATTCTGCTGATAAATCCGTATCTCTTCTCCAGAGAAGGCAACATCTGGACCAGCATCCAGGGCGCCATGCCCCCGCTGGGGCTGGCTTATATTGCATCGTACCTGGAATCAAAGGGTATAAACTCCGAAATCCTCGACATGAATATTGAGCCCGGCAGTGCCGCTGAACAGGTGGCTCGCATTAAAGGTTTGCCTGACATAATCGGCATCACTTCCATGACCAGCGCCATTATGAACGCCTACGATATTGGCCGGGAATGCCGTAAAAAATTCCCCCAGGCGAAGATAATTTTTGGCGGGGTGCATCCTACGGTCCTGCCGGCGGAGGTCCTGTCGCATGAATTCGTCGATTATGTTTTCAGAGGCGAGGGGGAGGATTCTTTTTACAGGTTTTTAAAGGGCCAGGATATTGAGACCATCCCCGGGCTTTCCTACAAAACTAAAGGATTATGCGTGCATAATCCTGATTCCGTTCTGATCGAGGACCTTGATACTCTGCCCGTTCCCGCATATAAAAAATTAAAGATAGAAAAATACGTCCCGACGCTCGGCGCCTATAAAAGGCTTCCGGCCATAAGCATGCTGGCCAGCCGCGGTTGCCCCGGCAAATGCACATACTGTTTCGGTTCTTTTCTCGGAGGAAAGGTCAGGATGCATTCGGTGGATTACCTGATCAGGGAAATCCAGATGCTGGTTAGCAATTACGGAATCAAGGAAATACTTTTTTACGATGACACCTTCACCGTTTACAGAAATAAAGTAATGGAATTATGCAGTAAAATAATTGAAAACAAAATAGACATCACCTGGGTCTGCTTTTCCCGGGTGGACACGATCGATGAGGCAACCCTTATTGCCATGAAAAAAGCCGGGTGCCATCAGATCATGTATGGCATTGAATCGGGCAGCGCGGAGATACTGAAAAACATCAATAAAAAGATAGACCGCGCAAAGGCCCTAAATGCCGTTAAAATGACAAAAAAAACCGGCATTGAATGCCGGACAACCTTCATGCTGGGAAACCCCGGCGAAACAGAGCAAACAATAAAAGAAACAATGAAATTCGCCTTTGAACTTGACCCGGACATTGCGTTGTTTAATATTACAACACCTTTTCCCGGGACCAGAATGTTTACTTGGGCAAAGGAAAACGGCTACTTGAAATCAGAGGACTGGTCCAAGTATGATTTTTCCAACATGGTAATGGAGCTGCCCACTATCAGCCGGGAGAAAATAGCCGAATATTACAGGAAAGTCTTCAGGATGTTTTACTGGCGGCCTTCTTATCTGCTCAAAAGGCTCCTGATGCTTCGGAGCTTTAACGACATTAAAATGGCTTTCAAGGCTTTCATTGTGATCTTTAAGCACTGA
- a CDS encoding C-GCAxxG-C-C family protein gives MTNEEMRDKAVELMMVKRFHCSQAVLAVGQQKLNRKDDEVIRAMGAFGGGLGGNGEVCGAVAGAVAVIGLRFSRASEDEREDPKMWSYAQEILERFRREIAKDCGSILCREIAGVDWKDREQVRAFYKGERVHECGRIVGDMAMLVFELLERADKQELRIVK, from the coding sequence GTGACCAACGAAGAGATGAGGGATAAAGCCGTCGAGCTGATGATGGTGAAGCGTTTTCATTGCAGTCAGGCCGTGCTGGCGGTCGGGCAGCAGAAGCTCAATAGGAAAGACGACGAGGTGATCAGGGCTATGGGGGCCTTCGGCGGGGGGCTCGGTGGAAACGGAGAGGTTTGCGGCGCCGTTGCCGGAGCGGTGGCGGTGATCGGGCTGAGGTTCAGCCGCGCTTCGGAGGATGAGCGGGAGGACCCGAAGATGTGGTCCTACGCCCAGGAGATTCTGGAGCGGTTCCGGCGGGAAATCGCCAAAGACTGTGGGAGCATCCTTTGCCGGGAAATCGCCGGGGTGGACTGGAAGGACCGGGAACAGGTCAGGGCTTTTTATAAGGGCGAACGGGTGCATGAATGTGGACGGATCGTGGGCGATATGGCCATGCTGGTTTTTGAACTTCTGGAACGTGCGGATAAACAGGAGTTGAGGATCGTCAAATGA
- a CDS encoding amidohydrolase family protein produces MIASGEVAVMQNSEAREVMQTALGRQTADLVVVNAKVANVYTGEILDDYSVAVKGKWIAYVGREPRENIGAKTVVIDAAGMTVIPGFIESHTHLVQIYDSAEFLRYAIKGGTTTIITETMEVFPIGGCDAVVDFLESFRDQPVKVYGTMPAMGSISSVSNGISVEAIQKLLLRDDILGLGETYWQLLLQNPDQFLPIFAETLRRGKTLEGHSAGAGGRKLMAYAAAGISSCHEPITAEEVQERLRLGIYVMIREGSIRRELEAVARIKEMNVDLRRLILVTDSVEPNDLLEKGYMEYVVQKAIDVGFKPMDALRMATLNAAEHFSLDGIMGGIAPGKYADMAIIPDLQTIRPEYVIANGKIVARQGEVLVAPHEHVYAEASRHSVHLPAEFQPDDFSIRADAAAASVNVRVMDLITELVTKELKMDMLVSDGLIQADPGRDIIKVAAIDRACNPGSNVANVKRRFVGLIRGLKMRAGAFATSTAWDTSDIVVVGVSDADMALAVNRIRALQGGMAVCKDGKVIAEFALPLWGLVSDQPMEILAKKLDEINDAVSSLGVRLAKPFLTLGTLTTASIPYLRICEEGLVNLRDGKTVGL; encoded by the coding sequence GTGATCGCATCGGGGGAAGTGGCTGTAATGCAAAACAGCGAGGCCAGGGAAGTGATGCAGACGGCGCTGGGACGTCAGACAGCCGATCTCGTGGTTGTCAACGCCAAGGTGGCAAATGTCTATACAGGTGAAATTCTTGATGATTATTCCGTGGCAGTGAAAGGCAAATGGATTGCTTATGTCGGGCGGGAGCCTCGGGAAAACATCGGCGCGAAAACCGTTGTTATTGACGCGGCGGGTATGACCGTCATCCCCGGTTTCATCGAGAGTCACACCCATTTGGTGCAGATTTATGACAGTGCGGAGTTTTTACGCTATGCAATAAAGGGGGGGACAACCACGATCATCACCGAAACGATGGAAGTTTTTCCCATCGGCGGTTGCGATGCCGTGGTGGATTTTCTGGAATCGTTTCGCGACCAGCCTGTGAAGGTCTATGGGACAATGCCGGCGATGGGTTCCATCAGCAGCGTCTCCAACGGAATATCAGTTGAGGCCATTCAGAAACTGCTGCTCAGGGACGATATTCTTGGTTTGGGAGAGACTTACTGGCAGTTGCTGCTGCAGAACCCCGATCAGTTCCTTCCTATTTTTGCAGAGACCCTGCGGCGGGGGAAGACGCTGGAAGGTCATTCCGCCGGGGCCGGCGGTCGGAAACTGATGGCCTACGCGGCGGCCGGGATTTCTTCCTGTCACGAGCCGATAACGGCCGAAGAGGTGCAAGAAAGGCTGAGATTGGGGATTTACGTGATGATCAGGGAGGGAAGCATCCGGCGCGAGCTGGAAGCCGTCGCGCGGATAAAGGAGATGAATGTTGATCTGCGCAGGCTGATTCTTGTGACCGACAGCGTTGAGCCCAACGATCTGCTGGAGAAGGGCTATATGGAATATGTAGTTCAGAAGGCGATTGATGTCGGGTTTAAGCCGATGGATGCCCTGCGGATGGCGACGCTGAATGCAGCCGAACATTTTTCTCTCGATGGAATTATGGGAGGAATAGCGCCCGGCAAGTACGCCGACATGGCGATTATCCCGGATTTGCAAACCATCAGGCCCGAGTATGTAATTGCCAATGGCAAGATAGTGGCGAGGCAAGGCGAGGTTCTTGTAGCTCCCCATGAACACGTTTACGCGGAGGCGAGTCGCCACAGCGTTCATCTGCCCGCCGAGTTCCAGCCGGATGATTTTTCCATCCGGGCAGATGCGGCTGCCGCCAGTGTGAATGTCCGGGTGATGGATCTGATAACGGAGCTGGTAACGAAGGAACTAAAGATGGATATGCTCGTTAGCGACGGCCTGATCCAGGCCGATCCGGGGCGCGATATTATAAAGGTTGCCGCCATTGACCGAGCCTGTAACCCCGGCAGTAACGTTGCGAATGTTAAGCGCCGCTTTGTCGGTCTTATTCGTGGCCTTAAGATGCGGGCCGGCGCCTTCGCGACATCAACGGCGTGGGATACATCGGACATCGTTGTCGTCGGCGTCAGCGATGCCGATATGGCGCTTGCCGTAAACAGGATACGCGCGCTGCAGGGAGGAATGGCGGTTTGTAAAGACGGGAAAGTCATCGCCGAATTTGCCCTTCCCCTCTGGGGCCTGGTTTCCGATCAACCGATGGAGATCCTTGCCAAAAAACTCGATGAGATAAACGACGCCGTCTCAAGCCTTGGCGTTCGTCTTGCCAAACCGTTCTTAACGCTGGGCACCTTAACCACGGCTTCAATTCCCTACCTCCGCATCTGCGAAGAGGGGCTGGTAAATCTCCGGGACGGGAAAACGGTGGGGTTATAA
- a CDS encoding methylmalonyl-CoA mutase family protein, translating into MGSYFSDDTVNKSQELTKKWEDEVAHSVVQSPDQKSRWSTVSDLEIKRLYTPEDIKDTDFARDIGAPGEFPYLRGNQPTGYRGRYWTFRMFSGMGSAADTNARWHMLLREGQTGLSTAFDFPTLMGYDTDSPNARGECGRCGVAIDTLDDFLTLVDKIPLDKVTTSMTINPPASVLWAMYCAAADKKGVPLSKIGGTIQNDMLKEFIAQKTFMCPPEPSVRIISDTVEFGTKYVPKWNTISISGYHIREAGSTAVQELAFTLRDGIEYVEDAIRRKGMDVDSFAPRLSFFFNSHIDFFEEICKMRAARRIWAHVMKERFHAKNPRSWWLRFHTQTAGCSLTAQQPYNNVVRTAIEALAGVLGGTQSLHTNSLDEVLALPSEHSVQIALRTQQIIAEETGVANTIDPLAGSYFIESLTNKMEEEAWQYITKIDEMGGMIAAIDKGFPQLEIADAAYRFQQQIDHNEKIMVGVNKYVTSEEQPIPTLQIDEKVEQEQLKRLADVKRRRDSRAVSADLKDLKNACITGKNVMPYCIKAVKDMATLQEICDVYREAFGEYRDPGLF; encoded by the coding sequence ATGGGTTCATATTTTTCAGACGATACGGTCAATAAGTCGCAGGAATTGACCAAAAAATGGGAAGACGAAGTAGCGCACAGCGTCGTGCAGAGCCCCGATCAGAAATCGCGCTGGTCAACCGTCTCCGATCTGGAAATCAAGCGGCTCTATACGCCGGAAGACATCAAGGATACCGACTTCGCCCGCGACATCGGCGCGCCGGGGGAGTTTCCGTACCTGCGCGGCAACCAGCCGACCGGCTATCGGGGACGTTACTGGACATTCCGGATGTTCTCCGGAATGGGCAGCGCCGCCGACACCAACGCCCGCTGGCACATGCTGCTCCGCGAAGGTCAGACAGGGCTCAGCACGGCCTTTGACTTCCCGACGCTGATGGGCTACGATACCGATTCCCCTAACGCCCGCGGCGAGTGCGGCCGGTGCGGTGTGGCAATAGACACCCTCGACGACTTTCTGACCCTGGTGGACAAAATTCCGTTAGACAAGGTGACCACCTCGATGACCATCAACCCCCCCGCCTCGGTGCTTTGGGCGATGTACTGCGCCGCCGCAGACAAAAAAGGGGTGCCGCTCTCCAAAATCGGGGGAACGATTCAGAACGACATGCTCAAGGAATTTATCGCCCAGAAGACCTTCATGTGCCCTCCGGAACCCTCGGTCCGGATCATCAGCGACACAGTGGAATTCGGCACGAAATACGTCCCGAAGTGGAACACGATCAGCATCAGCGGCTACCACATCCGGGAAGCGGGCTCCACCGCCGTTCAGGAGCTGGCTTTTACGCTCCGCGACGGCATCGAGTACGTCGAAGACGCCATTCGCCGCAAGGGTATGGATGTTGATTCATTTGCCCCCCGCCTCTCCTTTTTCTTCAACTCGCACATCGATTTTTTCGAGGAGATCTGCAAGATGCGGGCAGCGAGAAGAATCTGGGCCCATGTAATGAAGGAACGGTTCCACGCCAAAAACCCGCGCTCCTGGTGGCTGCGCTTCCACACGCAGACGGCGGGATGTTCGCTCACCGCCCAACAGCCGTACAACAACGTCGTCCGCACGGCGATCGAGGCCCTGGCCGGGGTGCTGGGCGGAACGCAGTCGCTGCACACCAATTCCCTCGACGAGGTGCTGGCCCTCCCGTCCGAACACTCCGTTCAAATCGCGCTGCGCACCCAGCAGATTATCGCCGAGGAAACCGGCGTCGCCAACACAATCGACCCGCTCGCCGGCTCCTACTTCATCGAGTCGCTGACGAACAAGATGGAGGAAGAGGCTTGGCAATACATAACCAAGATTGACGAGATGGGCGGCATGATCGCGGCCATTGACAAGGGATTCCCGCAGTTGGAGATCGCCGACGCCGCCTATCGTTTCCAGCAGCAGATAGACCATAACGAAAAGATCATGGTCGGCGTCAACAAGTATGTTACCTCCGAAGAACAGCCCATCCCGACCCTCCAGATCGACGAAAAGGTTGAGCAAGAACAGCTTAAGCGTCTGGCCGACGTCAAGCGGAGACGCGACTCGCGGGCCGTCAGCGCCGATCTGAAAGATCTGAAAAATGCCTGCATAACCGGGAAAAACGTCATGCCCTACTGCATTAAGGCCGTCAAGGATATGGCTACGCTTCAGGAGATATGCGATGTTTACCGCGAGGCATTCGGCGAATACCGCGACCCCGGCCTATTTTGA